A DNA window from Proteiniborus ethanoligenes contains the following coding sequences:
- the aac(6') gene encoding aminoglycoside 6'-N-acetyltransferase: MGEQKEIDKCIQKANKAILNDWVKMGIQLWPDYLENELKDIFLGILGSDKEECFLYYLDNEYVGFINVSIRNDYVNGSESSPVGYVEGIYVKPEHRNRNIARKLVRAGELWASGRGCKQMASDILIDNNISYDFHKKVGFNEVERVICFIKDIND, from the coding sequence TTGGGTGAACAAAAGGAAATAGATAAATGCATTCAGAAGGCGAATAAAGCAATTTTAAATGATTGGGTTAAAATGGGTATTCAATTATGGCCAGATTACCTAGAGAATGAATTAAAGGACATTTTTCTAGGAATTTTAGGCTCAGATAAGGAAGAATGCTTTTTATATTATTTAGATAATGAATATGTAGGATTTATTAATGTTTCTATTAGAAATGATTATGTAAATGGCTCTGAATCAAGTCCAGTAGGTTATGTTGAAGGTATTTATGTAAAACCAGAACATAGGAATAGAAACATAGCAAGAAAATTAGTAAGGGCAGGAGAATTATGGGCAAGTGGCAGAGGCTGTAAACAAATGGCTTCTGATATTTTAATAGATAATAATATTAGCTATGACTTTCACAAAAAGGTTGGGTTTAATGAAGTAGAAAGAGTTATTTGTTTTATTAAAGACATCAATGACTGA
- the nifJ gene encoding pyruvate:ferredoxin (flavodoxin) oxidoreductase, with amino-acid sequence MAKVMKTMDGNTAAAYVAYAFTEVAGIYPITPSSTMAEHVDEWAANGKKNIFGQTVHVAEMQSEAGAAGTVHGSLSAGALTTTFTASQGLLLMIPNMYKIAGELQPGVFHVTARAIAGHALSIFGDHSDVMATRQTGFALLASGSVQEVMDLAGVAHLSAIKGRVPFLHFFDGFRTSHEIQKIEEISYEDFAKLVDYDAINEFRNRALNPERPYTKGTAQNPDIFFQAKEAANKFYDAVPDIVADYMKEITKITGREYYPFNYYGAEDAENIIVAMGSVCETIEETIDYLNANGEKYGLIKVHLYRPFSSKYFFNVLPKTVKRIAVLDRTKEPGALGEPLYQDVRTLFYNMENAPLIVGGRYGLGSKDTTPSQIKTVFDNLKGEKPADGFTIGIVDDVTHKSLEVKEEIKTAPQGTIRCKFWGLGSDGTVGANKNSIKIIGDKTDQYAQGYFSYDSKKSGGVTISHLRFGKKPIKSTYLIDEADFISCSTQAYVNQYDLLKGLKRGGTFLLNCIWSVDELDEKLPASMKKYIAENDINFYTIDATEIAESLGLGNRTNTIMQSAFFKLANVIDIDDAVRYMKEAVDESYGRKGEKIVKMNYDAIDSGINALVKVNVPEAWKDAEAEEEAKKQVPDFIKNVLIPMNRQEGDSLPVSTFVGVEDGVFPHGTAAYEKRGIAVHVPEWQMDKCIQCNQCSFVCPHAAIRPFLVNEDEKKNAPESFETKKAIGKGLEGLEYRIQISTLDCTGCGNCADICPAKEKALIMKPIEEQLEVQVPNWDYAMTVSVKDDLMPLTTLKGSQFAQPLLEFSGACAGCGETPYAKVITQLFGDRMMIANATGCSSIWGGSAPSTPYCVNKEGKGPAWANSLFEDNAEYGYGMALAVKQIRSKLEDLARELVELNVSDEIKEVFNAWIEGKEDADASKKAAAKVLPLLNLNTGNARADEILKEFADKKDHLIKKSMWIVGGDGWAYDIGYGGLDHVLASGENINVLVFDTEVYSNTGGQSSKSTPTAAVAKFAASGKKVKKKDLGMIAAQYGYVYVAQVAMGADKNQFLKAVLEAESYDGPSLIIAYAPCINHGIKEGMGRTQNQSKKAVEAGYWHLYRYNPLLSDEGKNPFVLDSKEPKASFREFLNGEVRYSSLVQTFPEQAEELFIKAEKEAKEKYEKYKKLAEA; translated from the coding sequence ATGGCAAAAGTCATGAAGACTATGGATGGTAATACTGCTGCAGCCTACGTTGCTTATGCTTTTACTGAAGTTGCAGGTATTTATCCTATAACACCGTCATCAACTATGGCAGAGCATGTTGATGAATGGGCTGCTAATGGCAAGAAAAACATATTTGGTCAAACAGTACATGTTGCTGAGATGCAATCAGAAGCAGGTGCTGCAGGAACTGTACACGGTTCATTATCAGCAGGAGCTTTAACTACTACATTTACAGCTTCTCAAGGATTATTATTAATGATTCCAAACATGTATAAAATAGCTGGAGAATTACAACCTGGAGTATTCCATGTAACTGCACGTGCTATTGCAGGACACGCATTATCAATATTTGGTGATCATTCAGACGTTATGGCTACTAGACAAACTGGATTTGCTCTATTAGCTTCTGGTAGCGTTCAAGAAGTAATGGATTTAGCAGGAGTAGCACATTTAAGTGCTATTAAAGGAAGAGTACCATTCCTTCATTTCTTTGATGGATTCAGAACATCTCATGAAATTCAAAAAATTGAAGAAATATCTTATGAGGATTTTGCAAAATTAGTAGATTATGATGCTATAAACGAGTTCAGAAACAGAGCTTTAAATCCTGAACGTCCTTATACAAAAGGAACAGCACAAAATCCAGATATCTTCTTCCAAGCCAAAGAAGCAGCAAACAAATTCTATGATGCAGTACCTGATATTGTAGCTGACTACATGAAAGAAATAACTAAAATTACTGGAAGGGAATATTATCCATTTAACTATTATGGAGCAGAAGATGCAGAAAATATAATAGTAGCTATGGGTTCAGTATGTGAAACTATCGAGGAAACTATAGATTACCTAAATGCTAATGGAGAAAAATATGGATTAATAAAAGTTCATCTATATAGACCATTCTCATCTAAATACTTCTTTAATGTATTACCAAAGACAGTTAAGAGAATAGCTGTACTAGACAGAACAAAAGAACCAGGAGCATTAGGAGAGCCATTATACCAAGATGTTAGAACATTATTCTACAACATGGAAAATGCACCACTAATAGTTGGTGGCAGATATGGTTTAGGCTCAAAGGATACTACACCTTCACAAATTAAGACTGTATTTGACAATCTTAAGGGTGAAAAACCAGCTGATGGATTTACCATAGGCATTGTAGATGATGTAACTCATAAATCATTAGAAGTAAAAGAAGAAATAAAAACTGCACCACAAGGAACTATAAGATGTAAGTTCTGGGGCTTAGGCTCAGATGGAACAGTAGGTGCAAATAAAAACTCTATTAAAATAATTGGTGATAAAACAGATCAGTATGCTCAAGGCTACTTCTCTTATGACAGTAAAAAATCAGGTGGAGTAACTATATCTCACTTAAGATTTGGTAAGAAACCAATTAAATCAACTTATTTAATAGATGAAGCTGATTTTATCTCTTGTTCAACTCAAGCTTATGTAAATCAATATGATTTATTAAAGGGCTTGAAAAGAGGTGGAACATTCCTATTAAACTGTATATGGTCAGTAGATGAGTTAGATGAAAAATTACCTGCAAGCATGAAAAAATATATTGCAGAAAATGATATCAATTTCTACACAATTGATGCTACAGAAATAGCTGAGAGCTTAGGCTTAGGTAATAGAACAAACACTATTATGCAATCCGCATTCTTTAAACTAGCTAATGTTATAGACATTGATGATGCTGTAAGATACATGAAGGAAGCTGTTGATGAATCTTATGGTAGAAAAGGTGAAAAGATAGTTAAAATGAATTATGATGCTATAGATAGCGGTATTAATGCTTTAGTAAAAGTTAATGTACCAGAAGCTTGGAAAGATGCAGAAGCTGAAGAAGAAGCTAAAAAACAAGTTCCTGATTTCATTAAAAATGTACTAATTCCTATGAATAGACAGGAAGGAGACTCTTTACCAGTAAGTACTTTCGTAGGTGTTGAAGATGGAGTATTCCCACATGGAACAGCTGCATATGAAAAACGTGGTATTGCAGTTCACGTGCCTGAGTGGCAAATGGACAAATGTATTCAATGTAATCAATGTTCATTTGTTTGTCCACATGCTGCAATTAGACCATTCTTAGTAAATGAAGACGAAAAGAAAAATGCTCCTGAAAGCTTTGAAACTAAGAAGGCAATAGGAAAAGGCTTAGAAGGACTTGAATATCGTATACAAATAAGCACACTAGATTGTACAGGTTGTGGCAACTGTGCTGATATATGTCCAGCAAAAGAAAAAGCTCTAATTATGAAACCAATAGAAGAACAATTAGAGGTTCAAGTGCCAAATTGGGATTATGCAATGACTGTATCAGTTAAAGATGATTTAATGCCATTAACAACATTAAAAGGAAGCCAATTTGCACAGCCGCTTCTTGAATTTTCAGGTGCATGTGCAGGTTGTGGGGAAACACCTTATGCAAAAGTGATTACTCAATTATTTGGAGATAGAATGATGATAGCTAATGCTACAGGTTGTTCATCAATCTGGGGCGGTTCAGCTCCTTCAACACCATACTGTGTTAATAAAGAAGGAAAAGGACCAGCTTGGGCAAATTCACTATTTGAGGATAATGCTGAGTATGGATATGGTATGGCACTTGCTGTAAAACAAATTAGAAGCAAGCTAGAAGATTTAGCTAGAGAGCTAGTAGAACTAAATGTATCAGATGAAATCAAAGAAGTTTTCAATGCATGGATAGAAGGCAAGGAAGATGCAGATGCTTCTAAGAAAGCAGCAGCTAAAGTACTTCCATTATTAAATCTAAACACTGGAAATGCTAGAGCAGATGAAATATTAAAAGAATTTGCTGATAAAAAAGATCATCTAATCAAGAAATCCATGTGGATTGTAGGTGGAGATGGTTGGGCATACGATATTGGATACGGCGGATTAGACCATGTACTAGCTTCAGGTGAAAATATAAATGTGCTTGTATTTGATACAGAGGTTTATTCAAATACAGGAGGTCAATCATCTAAATCAACACCAACAGCAGCTGTTGCTAAGTTTGCTGCTTCAGGTAAGAAGGTTAAGAAGAAAGACCTTGGAATGATTGCTGCACAATATGGTTATGTTTATGTAGCACAAGTAGCTATGGGTGCAGATAAGAATCAATTCCTTAAAGCAGTATTAGAAGCTGAAAGCTACGATGGACCATCACTAATCATTGCATATGCTCCATGTATTAACCATGGAATTAAAGAAGGAATGGGACGTACTCAAAATCAATCTAAGAAAGCAGTAGAAGCTGGATATTGGCATCTATACAGATACAATCCATTACTTTCTGATGAAGGAAAGAACCCATTTGTCCTAGATTCCAAAGAACCAAAGGCTTCATTTAGAGAGTTCTTAAATGGTGAGGTTAGATATTCATCATTAGTACAGACATTCCCAGAGCAAGCAGAAGAATTATTTATTAAAGCCGAAAAAGAAGCAAAAGAAAAATACGAAAAATATAAGAAGTTAGCAGAAGCATAA
- the hprK gene encoding HPr(Ser) kinase/phosphatase has protein sequence MKSVSIDKLIEDLGLEVIHKSDNPITEITRSELSRIGLQIVGFFKYFGYKRIQIIGNVEWHFLAGLEKKVRANRLDTIFQYPLPAVIFTRNLEIFDEVIDAAKKYNKTILRTEMTTTKFINRLINYLDDALAPQITMHGVLVEVYGMGILITGESGVGKSETALELVKRGHRLIADDAVEIKKVGEDLLIGESPELIRHFLEIRGLGILDIERLYGIGAVKKWEAIDLVVELEDWDSQKEYDRLGLDDEYIDILGKQVLKLTIPVRPGRNVAMILEVATRNTRQKQFGYSAATELDRRLMQELEKKKQK, from the coding sequence ATGAAGTCAGTATCTATTGATAAATTAATAGAAGATTTAGGATTAGAGGTTATTCATAAATCAGATAATCCTATAACAGAAATAACTAGGAGTGAGCTAAGCAGAATAGGTCTTCAGATTGTTGGTTTTTTTAAATATTTTGGCTATAAAAGAATTCAAATTATCGGAAACGTGGAATGGCACTTTTTAGCCGGACTTGAGAAAAAAGTTAGAGCGAATAGACTAGACACTATTTTTCAGTATCCATTACCTGCAGTAATATTTACTAGAAATCTAGAAATATTTGATGAGGTCATTGATGCAGCAAAAAAGTATAACAAAACTATATTAAGAACAGAAATGACTACTACCAAATTTATAAACAGATTAATTAATTATCTTGACGATGCATTGGCTCCTCAAATAACCATGCATGGTGTATTAGTGGAAGTTTATGGCATGGGAATATTGATAACAGGTGAAAGTGGTGTAGGGAAAAGTGAAACTGCTCTTGAACTAGTAAAAAGAGGACATAGACTTATTGCAGATGATGCTGTTGAAATTAAAAAGGTTGGGGAGGATTTGCTTATAGGCGAATCTCCAGAGCTTATTAGGCATTTTCTTGAAATAAGAGGTCTAGGAATATTAGATATAGAAAGATTGTATGGAATAGGCGCAGTGAAGAAATGGGAGGCTATAGACTTAGTTGTAGAGCTTGAAGATTGGGATTCTCAAAAAGAATATGATAGATTAGGATTAGATGACGAATATATAGATATTTTAGGGAAACAAGTATTGAAGCTTACTATACCAGTGAGGCCTGGACGGAATGTTGCTATGATTCTTGAGGTGGCTACAAGAAATACAAGACAAAAGCAATTTGGATATAGTGCAGCTACAGAGCTAGATAGAAGGCTAATGCAGGAGCTTGAAAAGAAAAAGCAGAAATAA
- a CDS encoding nucleoside hydrolase produces the protein MKIPVIIDTDPGMDDAIAIFLAFSSDKLDIKALTTVAGNIPLERTTRNALDLVRYIEAETKVAQGAHRPLIKTLETAEWVHGNTGLGTLILPESPNDVYYKKAWNTIYEEAQACDGKLQLICLGPLTNIAITLMVHPDIKDKIEKITLMGGSSYLGNTTPSAEFNIYVDAEAADIVFKSGIPITMVTLDATNKSIVKENEIREICSIESRVSSAVKELLYFNADFRKRSSGLDGAIIHDALAVATVIEPDIIEKGNYHVGIETEGKLTYGRTVIDMERVTKNNPNAEVSLGLDREKFVEMFKDMMKAYI, from the coding sequence ATGAAAATACCAGTTATTATTGATACAGACCCAGGTATGGATGATGCAATAGCAATATTTCTAGCATTTTCATCAGATAAGCTAGACATAAAAGCATTAACTACAGTAGCAGGAAATATTCCATTAGAAAGAACTACAAGAAATGCATTAGATTTAGTTAGGTATATAGAGGCGGAAACAAAAGTAGCACAGGGAGCTCACAGACCACTAATTAAAACCTTAGAAACTGCTGAATGGGTACATGGAAATACTGGATTAGGAACTTTAATATTACCTGAAAGTCCTAATGATGTATATTATAAAAAAGCCTGGAATACCATTTATGAGGAAGCACAAGCTTGTGATGGAAAGCTTCAATTAATATGCTTAGGACCACTTACAAATATAGCTATTACTTTAATGGTGCACCCAGATATAAAGGATAAAATTGAAAAAATTACACTGATGGGAGGTTCATCTTACTTAGGAAACACTACCCCATCAGCAGAATTTAACATATATGTAGATGCGGAAGCAGCGGATATAGTTTTTAAATCAGGAATACCTATTACAATGGTGACCTTAGATGCTACTAATAAGTCAATAGTAAAGGAAAATGAAATTAGAGAAATTTGTTCAATAGAAAGTAGGGTGTCTTCTGCAGTAAAAGAGCTATTATATTTTAATGCTGATTTTCGTAAAAGATCCTCTGGTCTAGATGGTGCTATAATACATGATGCATTAGCAGTAGCTACAGTTATAGAACCTGATATTATAGAAAAGGGAAACTATCATGTAGGTATTGAGACAGAAGGAAAATTGACTTATGGCAGAACAGTTATAGATATGGAAAGAGTAACTAAAAACAACCCTAACGCAGAGGTGTCTTTAGGATTAGATAGAGAAAAATTTGTTGAAATGTTTAAGGATATGATGAAAGCATATATATAA
- a CDS encoding response regulator transcription factor: protein MKVLIVDDDGLIRDSLKILLGLESDIEVVGIASNGQEAFDLCGRIRPDIVLMDIRMPIMDGVLGTKLIKEHFSHTKVIILTTFKDDEYIREAIKNGAEGYILKNQSSDSIVDSLRAVYRGNTVLDKEIADTLTSMIKDKPDKKNDVDYDFGNRELEILKLISEGLSNKEIGARLYLSEGTVRNYITGLLDKLNLRDRTQLAIFYLKNM from the coding sequence TTGAAGGTACTTATAGTAGATGATGATGGTTTGATAAGAGATAGCTTGAAAATACTTCTGGGCTTAGAGTCTGATATAGAAGTAGTGGGTATTGCATCTAATGGACAAGAAGCCTTTGATTTATGCGGAAGAATTAGACCAGATATAGTTCTTATGGACATAAGAATGCCGATAATGGATGGAGTATTAGGTACAAAGCTTATAAAAGAACATTTTAGCCATACCAAAGTAATAATATTAACAACCTTTAAGGATGACGAATACATAAGAGAAGCAATAAAGAACGGAGCGGAAGGTTATATTTTGAAAAATCAATCCTCTGATAGTATTGTAGATAGCTTAAGGGCAGTATATAGAGGGAATACAGTATTAGATAAGGAAATTGCAGATACTTTAACCTCAATGATAAAGGATAAACCGGATAAAAAGAATGATGTAGATTACGATTTTGGAAACAGAGAACTAGAAATATTAAAACTAATATCAGAAGGCCTATCTAATAAAGAGATAGGAGCTCGGCTTTATTTAAGTGAAGGTACTGTTAGAAATTATATAACTGGGCTTTTAGATAAATTAAACTTAAGAGATAGAACCCAGCTGGCTATATTTTATTTAAAGAATATGTAG
- the uvrC gene encoding excinuclease ABC subunit UvrC translates to MFNIEEKLKKLPDQPGVYLMKDKEEQIIYVGKAISLKKRVRQYFQSSKNHTPKVNAMVKNIEEFEYIITDTEVEALILEANLIKKHKPKYNILLRDDKQYPYIKVTTNEKFPRVIKTRNILKDGAKYFGPYTSGGAVNDTLEIINNLYPLRTCRMNFDKNERRQRPCLNYYIGRCLGPCHYDVDEKKYMGMIDEILLFLNGREEKLIEVMEEKMKEAAKSLDYESAAKYRDKINSLNLILEKQKIVSHTLIDQDIIGMATGIDEACVQVFFVRGGKVTGREHFILKDTEYLERGEILSSFIKQFYIGTSYTPKEILVEDEFEDMEAVSSWLSEKRGSKVSVKVPKRGEKNLLVEMVRKNALDMLVQHGDKLKRKMDENLKALNELKEALQLDDIPKRIEAFDISNIQGVESVGSMVVFENGQSKTSDYRRFKIKTVLGPDDYGSMEEIIYRRFNRGIKEKDLIKQNIARIESFSVFPDLIMMDGGKGQVNVAKRVLNELGLNIPVCGLVKDDFHKTRALTYEDIEIELTTNSSGFKLITRIQDEAHRFAINYHRSLRDKKMIRSILDDIKGIGDKRKKALLKAFGSIDNIKKATVEELASVEGMNKLAAQQVSDFFRAQNTRKG, encoded by the coding sequence TTGTTTAATATAGAAGAAAAGCTTAAAAAGCTACCAGATCAGCCTGGGGTATATTTGATGAAGGACAAAGAAGAGCAAATAATATATGTGGGCAAGGCAATATCTTTGAAAAAAAGAGTGAGACAATACTTCCAATCATCAAAAAATCATACTCCAAAGGTCAATGCTATGGTAAAAAACATAGAGGAGTTTGAGTATATAATTACGGACACAGAAGTAGAGGCTCTTATACTTGAGGCAAATTTAATAAAAAAGCATAAGCCTAAGTATAATATTTTATTGAGAGATGATAAGCAGTATCCGTATATTAAGGTAACTACAAATGAAAAATTTCCAAGAGTGATAAAGACTAGAAATATACTAAAGGATGGGGCAAAGTATTTTGGACCTTATACTAGTGGTGGCGCTGTAAATGACACCCTAGAAATAATAAATAATCTTTATCCTCTAAGAACCTGTAGAATGAACTTTGATAAAAACGAAAGAAGACAAAGACCTTGTCTCAACTACTATATTGGTAGATGTCTTGGACCCTGTCATTATGACGTAGATGAGAAAAAATACATGGGAATGATAGATGAAATATTACTATTTTTAAATGGCAGAGAAGAAAAGCTAATTGAGGTTATGGAAGAAAAAATGAAGGAAGCAGCTAAAAGCTTAGATTATGAAAGTGCTGCAAAATATAGAGATAAGATAAATTCATTAAATCTTATATTAGAAAAACAAAAGATAGTTTCCCATACTTTAATAGACCAAGACATAATAGGAATGGCTACAGGAATAGATGAGGCATGCGTTCAGGTTTTCTTTGTTAGAGGAGGAAAGGTTACAGGAAGAGAGCATTTTATTCTAAAGGATACTGAATACCTTGAAAGAGGAGAAATACTTAGCTCTTTTATCAAACAGTTTTATATAGGAACCTCCTATACTCCTAAAGAAATACTTGTAGAAGATGAATTCGAGGACATGGAGGCTGTTAGTAGCTGGCTTAGTGAAAAAAGAGGCTCAAAGGTAAGTGTAAAGGTACCTAAGCGAGGAGAAAAAAATCTCCTAGTTGAAATGGTGAGAAAAAATGCTTTAGACATGCTAGTTCAGCATGGAGACAAGCTAAAGAGAAAAATGGACGAAAATCTTAAAGCCCTAAATGAATTGAAGGAAGCATTACAATTAGATGATATACCTAAGAGAATAGAAGCCTTTGATATTTCAAATATACAAGGAGTAGAATCGGTAGGCTCAATGGTAGTATTTGAAAATGGACAATCAAAGACTAGTGACTATAGAAGATTTAAAATAAAAACTGTTTTAGGTCCAGATGACTATGGTAGTATGGAGGAAATTATATATAGAAGATTTAATAGGGGCATTAAAGAAAAGGATTTAATCAAACAAAATATAGCAAGGATAGAGAGCTTCTCAGTATTTCCAGATTTGATTATGATGGATGGAGGGAAAGGTCAGGTAAATGTGGCTAAGAGAGTATTAAATGAACTTGGACTCAATATACCTGTTTGTGGTTTAGTAAAGGATGATTTTCATAAAACCAGAGCCTTAACATATGAAGATATAGAAATAGAACTAACTACAAATAGCTCTGGGTTTAAGCTTATAACCAGAATACAAGACGAAGCCCATAGATTTGCTATTAATTATCATAGAAGCCTTAGGGATAAGAAAATGATTAGATCTATACTCGATGATATAAAAGGAATTGGAGATAAGAGAAAGAAAGCACTTTTAAAAGCCTTTGGCTCTATAGATAACATTAAAAAAGCCACTGTTGAAGAGCTGGCATCCGTTGAAGGTATGAATAAGCTGGCAGCCCAACAAGTATCTGATTTTTTCAGGGCACAAAATACAAGAAAAGGATAA
- a CDS encoding ABC transporter permease — protein MIIFKNNITRILRKKSNIIFMIILPILTMVISLKFTNVSYPPTVGIIDRDNTELTSFLINSLENNCEVVFIDEDDIKDKLIKGAIEFAINIPNGFTENIITNKESKVNTYKIKDTEHTIPLSMSLNNNINSFKNIARATEGDYESFYKGLDSYKSGNLGVEYKNIEGTDRKQDKLLQSFGFIIMFMMYLSNNVARLMLEDKRYKTYARIFCSPISSKSYMLQNILSFITIIFIQVAIVFTVATKMININLGPSIKGMFLLLIIFGVCSVAMAVAINILSKDMRQGNVTSQFIILPMSLLGGCFWPREIMPKFLQQLARFIPVTWTLEGIEKLLFQPDIKIAGTEVIILILFSTVFFLLGLNRRNNMEL, from the coding sequence ATGATTATTTTTAAAAACAATATTACAAGAATATTAAGAAAAAAGAGTAATATAATTTTTATGATTATTTTGCCTATATTAACTATGGTGATTTCCCTCAAATTTACTAATGTTAGCTACCCACCAACAGTAGGAATTATAGATAGAGACAACACAGAGCTAACTAGTTTTTTAATCAATAGCTTAGAAAACAATTGTGAGGTAGTATTCATAGATGAAGATGATATAAAGGATAAATTAATAAAGGGAGCCATAGAATTTGCAATAAATATTCCTAATGGATTTACTGAAAATATAATCACTAATAAAGAGTCAAAAGTTAATACATATAAGATAAAAGATACAGAACATACTATTCCTTTAAGTATGTCATTAAATAACAATATAAACTCATTTAAGAATATTGCTAGAGCTACAGAAGGAGACTATGAAAGCTTTTATAAGGGCTTAGACAGTTATAAAAGTGGAAACCTAGGTGTTGAGTATAAAAACATAGAGGGAACTGATAGAAAACAGGATAAGCTATTGCAAAGTTTTGGATTTATAATCATGTTTATGATGTATCTTTCTAATAATGTAGCTAGATTAATGCTTGAAGACAAAAGATATAAAACATATGCTAGAATATTCTGTTCGCCTATTAGCTCTAAAAGCTATATGCTGCAAAACATATTAAGCTTTATAACTATTATTTTTATCCAGGTTGCAATAGTTTTTACAGTAGCAACAAAAATGATAAATATAAATTTAGGTCCATCTATTAAAGGAATGTTTTTATTATTAATAATTTTCGGTGTTTGTAGTGTAGCTATGGCAGTTGCCATAAATATTCTGTCTAAAGATATGAGACAAGGCAATGTAACTTCGCAGTTTATAATATTGCCAATGAGTCTTCTTGGCGGATGCTTCTGGCCTAGAGAGATTATGCCGAAATTCCTACAGCAGCTTGCTAGGTTTATCCCTGTAACCTGGACATTGGAAGGAATAGAGAAGCTGCTTTTTCAACCTGATATAAAAATTGCAGGGACAGAAGTAATTATACTTATATTATTTTCCACAGTGTTTTTTCTTTTAGGATTAAATAGAAGAAATAACATGGAGCTTTAA
- a CDS encoding sensor histidine kinase, translating to MHYIFKLLILIYTIFKMSISYEISPTEIIILLVVISFDIYREKYNKHEALDIIIALIEATLIAVGARYNSLFIILLAIGAYDFIRVRIYFLIIPILLFGFFTLGLNQFGDFSLLIVLSCFFSFVTTSLKEKETNYKESYDRERQYRYDLEQSRIKLINMSKEIVYITEVKERNRIAREIHDTVGHKIAGVLLQLQASFKLRTKDNEKSDKLLKDSIENLSDTLIVLRNTVHNIKPKDKVGIEYIKEIIHNFSFCTVDFSYKGDFNNISPNNLEVISLSIKEALTNASKHSQADKIIISIDVYEKFIRLFIKDNGTGCENIKEGLGISGMRERLTNIGGSISIDSRDGFMIVAIIPIENIQGGVRIEGTYSR from the coding sequence ATGCATTATATATTTAAACTATTGATTCTAATATACACAATATTTAAAATGTCAATTTCATATGAAATATCCCCTACAGAAATAATAATTCTATTGGTTGTCATATCCTTTGACATATATAGAGAAAAATATAATAAGCATGAAGCTTTAGATATTATTATAGCTCTAATAGAAGCTACACTTATAGCTGTAGGAGCTAGATATAATTCACTATTTATTATTTTATTAGCTATTGGGGCTTATGATTTTATTAGAGTTAGAATATATTTTTTAATTATCCCTATATTATTATTTGGATTTTTTACGTTAGGCTTAAATCAGTTTGGAGATTTTTCTCTATTAATAGTATTGAGCTGCTTCTTTTCCTTTGTGACTACTAGCCTAAAGGAGAAGGAAACAAATTATAAAGAAAGCTATGATAGAGAAAGACAATACAGATACGACCTAGAACAAAGTAGAATAAAGCTAATAAACATGTCTAAGGAAATAGTTTATATAACAGAGGTTAAGGAGAGAAACCGTATAGCTAGAGAAATTCACGATACTGTAGGCCATAAAATTGCAGGAGTTTTACTACAATTACAGGCTTCCTTTAAGCTCCGAACTAAGGACAATGAAAAATCAGATAAGCTACTTAAAGACTCTATTGAAAACCTATCAGATACTTTAATAGTACTTAGAAATACAGTCCATAATATTAAGCCAAAGGATAAAGTAGGCATAGAATATATTAAAGAAATTATCCACAACTTTTCTTTTTGCACCGTAGACTTTAGCTACAAAGGAGATTTTAATAATATTTCTCCAAATAACTTAGAAGTCATTAGTCTTAGCATTAAGGAAGCATTAACTAATGCTTCGAAGCATTCTCAAGCTGATAAGATAATTATCAGTATAGATGTATATGAAAAATTTATTAGGCTTTTTATAAAAGATAATGGAACAGGCTGTGAGAATATAAAAGAAGGTTTAGGTATTAGCGGAATGAGAGAAAGACTCACTAATATAGGGGGCAGCATTTCTATTGACTCAAGGGATGGATTTATGATTGTAGCCATTATACCAATAGAAAACATACAAGGAGGTGTGAGGATTGAAGGTACTTATAGTAGATGA